A segment of the Nitrospira sp. genome:
AGTAGTCCTGGTCGAGGAGGTACGCTGGGACTCCCGGTTGATTGGCCTGCCCTGCGTCCCGGTATTGAACGAACCCGTGGATGAGGCGGAACCGGTGTGAGCTCTCCGGGAGCGCGACCACCACGTCATGCCGACTGCCCTGCAGGTGTCCTTTGTGGCCTGGAATTCCAAAAGGACCGAGCACCTTGGCGTTAATCAGCGCAGCCCACTGAATCGTCGTAAAGCCATAGAGAGTCGGGCGCAAGAGGTTTTGGAAGCGCAGGTTGGTGCGGGTGCAGAAGGCCGGTTCGTAGCAGGTCTGTAAGGCATGAACGACTCCTGAAACCTGAGCCTGGAATTGTGACCAGTCGGTATAGCGACTCGTCATGACGGTCACCGAATCCGGGAGCAAGAGAACTTCCTGATAGGTGTTCTGGCTGGCCAGGCGGTAGCCTCGACGATCTTGGGTCGGCTGAAACAGCGGATAGTCTTTGCGGAGCTGCTCCTGAAAGGAGGCCGGCAACTCCTGGCCGATCTTCAAAATCATTGGAAACTGTATTTGACAGGTCACGGAAAGAAGCGGTGAGCGTATGGCTTGTTCCCAAGCAGGATTCATAGTGTCGTACTCCTTCGAGAAGTAGTCGGGAAACCGTTACCA
Coding sequences within it:
- a CDS encoding TIGR04255 family protein — translated: MNPAWEQAIRSPLLSVTCQIQFPMILKIGQELPASFQEQLRKDYPLFQPTQDRRGYRLASQNTYQEVLLLPDSVTVMTSRYTDWSQFQAQVSGVVHALQTCYEPAFCTRTNLRFQNLLRPTLYGFTTIQWAALINAKVLGPFGIPGHKGHLQGSRHDVVVALPESSHRFRLIHGFVQYRDAGQANQPGVPAYLLDQDYFTTQRLEWADLLSTLDRFEQEAGQFFRLCVTDQFHQAMVDRAA